A segment of the Agrobacterium tumefaciens genome:
CTGAATGCCCGACAAGATGAACTTTTGGACGGCCGATATTGCGGATATGACCGGCGACGTGGTCGGCCTGATCGCGCAAGGTCAAATTTTCGATGGGCTCATCGCGGTATCGGCCGTAACCGATCAGGTCAGGCGTATGCACGTCGATACCGTCAAACGGCGCCAGTATCTCCGGATCGTTGAGATTGCCGAAGAGGCCGTGAATCAGGACGACCGGTTCTGAAAGGCTGGGCATCGTTTTTGAAGACCTCGGTTTTATTGATTGCGTCGGACAAGGGGGGCGAGTCTGAGCGTCTATAATAAAAATGCCCCGCAACTGCGGGGCATGAAATTCTCTGTCCGATGTCTGGGGTCAGATCGGCATTGGATACTGCCGATGAATTTCGGCAATGCCTTTCAGAACGTCGTCGGAAAGTTTGACATCTGCTGCTGCGATATCGGTCTTCAGTTGGTCGACTGTCGTTGCGCCGATGATCACGGAAGCCATGAACGGGCGGGTCAGGCAGAAGGCGATGGCAAGCTGTGCCGGATCGATGCCGTGCTTGGCAGCGAGATCGATGTAGGCCTTCACCGGCGCTTCCTGCAGCGGTTGCAGACGGCCGCCGAGATCGCGATTGATCGTGCCACGCGAACCGGCCGGGCGCGCACCGTTCTGATATTTGCCGGTCAGAAGGCCAGCCGCCAGAGGCGAGTAGGCGAGAAGGCCGACATTCTCGTGATGGGCCACTTCGGACAGGTCGAGATCGAAGCTGCGGTAGAGCAGATTATACTCGTTCTGAATGGTTGCGACACGCGGCAGACCGGCGGCCTCGGCGATATCGATGTATTTCTGCGTGCCCCAGGCGCTTTCATTCGAAAGGCCGATTGCGCGGATTTTGCCGGCCTTGACCAGTTCGCCAAGCGTTTCCAGCTTTTCGGTGATCTCGGCAAGCGTCCGTTCTGTTGCCTGACCGCTGGCATCAAAACCCCATGCGCCGCGGAAATGGTAGGTGCCGCGATTCGGCCAGTGAATCTGGTAGAGGTCGATATAATCTGTCTTCAGTCGCGTCAGGCTTGTGTCGACCGCCTCGCGAATGGCACTGGCATCGATATCACGCCCGCCACGAATATAATCACGGCCGGAGCCGGCGACCTTGGTGGCAAGAATGACGTCCTTGCGTTTGCCGGTCTTTTCAAACCACGTGCCGATATAGTCTTCCGTGCGGCCCTGCGTTTCGGCCGACACCGGTGTGGTGGGGTAAAGTTCGGCCGTATCGAAGAAGTTGACGCCGTTTTCCAGGGCGTAATCCATCTGCTGATGGGCTTCGGCTTCCGTGTTCTGGGTGCCCCACGTCATCGTGCCAAGGCAGATTTCGGACACGGAGATATCCGTGCGGCCCAATGTTCTATGTTTCATGGAAATGTCCTGATGCTTGGAAGGTGGCATGAAATTAGTCTGGAAATGCCGCAGTGCAAGAAAAAATATGCTGCATTGAAAACGTGAAATTGGACGGCAAAACCCCGTGGCTTGGCCCATCCACAGGCTTCAAGCCTTGACTTCATGGGCCGGAATGTGAATGGAAGTCCCGATAATATAAGGGAAGGCCAGAAAAGAAGGACCACATCCCATGGGTAATGCATTCACATTTCCAGGTCAGGGAAGCCAGGCCGTCGGCATGGGCAAGGAACTTGCCGATACGTTCGTAGAAGCACGCGCTGTCTTCGAAGAAGTCGATGAGGCGCTCGGCCAGAAGCTGTCCGATATCATGTGGAACGGACCGGAAGAAACGTTGACGCTGACCGCCAATGCGCAGCCTGCGCTGATGGCCGTTTCGATGGCTGTGATGCGCGTGCTGGAAGCGCGCGGTTTGAAGCTGACCGATTCCGTTTCCTATGTCGCCGGCCACTCGCTCGGTGAATATTCGGCACTTTGCGCTGCCGGCACGTTCTCGATCGCCGACACCGCCCGCCTGCTGCGCATTCGCGGCAACGCCATGCAGGCTGCCGTGCCTGTTGGTGAAGGTGCGATGGCGGCTATCATCGGCCTTGAGCATGACGTCGTTTCCTCAATCTGCGAAGAGGCGAAAAGCCTCGGTGTCTGCCAGATCGCCAATGACAACGGCGG
Coding sequences within it:
- a CDS encoding aldo/keto reductase, whose translation is MKHRTLGRTDISVSEICLGTMTWGTQNTEAEAHQQMDYALENGVNFFDTAELYPTTPVSAETQGRTEDYIGTWFEKTGKRKDVILATKVAGSGRDYIRGGRDIDASAIREAVDTSLTRLKTDYIDLYQIHWPNRGTYHFRGAWGFDASGQATERTLAEITEKLETLGELVKAGKIRAIGLSNESAWGTQKYIDIAEAAGLPRVATIQNEYNLLYRSFDLDLSEVAHHENVGLLAYSPLAAGLLTGKYQNGARPAGSRGTINRDLGGRLQPLQEAPVKAYIDLAAKHGIDPAQLAIAFCLTRPFMASVIIGATTVDQLKTDIAAADVKLSDDVLKGIAEIHRQYPMPI
- the fabD gene encoding ACP S-malonyltransferase; this encodes MGNAFTFPGQGSQAVGMGKELADTFVEARAVFEEVDEALGQKLSDIMWNGPEETLTLTANAQPALMAVSMAVMRVLEARGLKLTDSVSYVAGHSLGEYSALCAAGTFSIADTARLLRIRGNAMQAAVPVGEGAMAAIIGLEHDVVSSICEEAKSLGVCQIANDNGGGQLVISGGKAAVEKAAAIASEKGAKRAIMLPVSAPFHSALMSPAADAMREALAQVKKKNPIVPVIANVRAAPVSDANEIAALLVEQVTGQVRWRETVEWFAANNITQLYEIGSGKVLTGLARRIDKTVNGVAVNNAADIDQLLATLAG